Within the Arthrobacter sp. V1I7 genome, the region GTGCCCAGCCCGCCGACGAAGACGCCGATCAGGATGATGAGCTGTCCGAAGAAGGACCAGTGCACGGCCGTGGAGACCACCGTCAGGCCGGTGACACAGACGGCAGACGCCGCGGTGAAGAGCGCCTGGTGCAGGGGGGTGACGGTTCCCGTGGCCGAGGACAGCGGCAGCGACAGCAGGGCCGTGAAGACCAGGATCACCACGGCGAACGTGGTCAGCGCGAGGCGCGCAGGTGAGCTGTTGGCAATGTTGTCGATGAAATCGCGCAGCCGCGTGAAGATCCACAGGCCCTCCCGCTCGGGAGTGCCGGGCTGCCAGCTGACCGCGCTCGTGGCCCTCGACTGGCGTTGCGTCATGTGTGGTTTGTCCTCGGTTGAAACTTCTTCCTTCAGTAGTAAACCACTAAAGTCCGCGCAATGACGGGGGAGAGGAGCCCTCGGCTCGGGTAGCCTGTGATTGATGACATACCTGCCCGGACCCACCCAGGCCGCATTGCCGACGACGGTGGTGTGGGACCCGGACATGACTGCCTACAATTTCGGCCACGGCCACCCGATGGCGCCGGAGCGCATGGAACTCACGGCCCGGCTGGCCGGCAGCCTCGGCCTGCTGGATCTGGACCACGTCAGCGTGGCCGCACCCGAGGTGGCGTCCGATGAGGAACTCCGCACCGTGCACAGCCCCGAGTTCGTGGCCGCCGTCCGGCGCGTCAGCGAGGACCCCGGCACCCCTGACCTGGAGCGCGGACTCGGCACCGAGGACGACCCCGCGTTCGCCGGCATGCATGAGGCCAGCGCCCGGCTGGCCGGGGGCTCCCTGCTCGCAGCCGCCGCGATCCTGGACGGCAGCGCGGTCCGGGCGGTGAACTTCGGCGGCGGGATGCACCACGCCTCCCGCGAGCGCGCGAGTGGGTTCTGCATCTACAACGACGCGGCCCTGGCGATCCAGCGTCTGCTCGACGGCGGCGTGCAGCGGGTCGCGTACCTCGACGTCGACGCGCACCACGGCGACGGCACCCAAAGTATCTTCTGGGACGATCCGCGGGTGCTGACCATCTCGCTGCACGAGACCGGACTGACCCTCTTCCCGGGCACCGGCTTCGCCAACGAGATCGGCGGACCGAACGCCGCGGGCAGCGCCGTGAATGTGGCCCTCCCGGCCGGCACCGGGGATGCCGGCTGGCTCCGGGCCTTCCACGCGGTGGTGCCGCAGCTGGTCGGAGCCTTCGCGCCGGAAATGATTGTCAGCCAGCACGGGTGCGACTCGCACCGGCTGGATCCGCTGACCCACCTGAACATCAGCGTGGACGGCCAGCGCGAGGTCACCACGGCGATCGGGAACCTCGCGGCCCGTTACTGCGACGACCGCTGGATCTCGACCGGCGGCGGCGGCTACAACATCTTCAGCGTGGTGCCCCGCTCCTGGAGCCACCTCATCGCGATCGCCGCGGGGCGCCCGGTCCCGCTCCGCACGCCCGTCCCGGAGGACTGGCGCCGCCACGTGAAGGACAAGTACGGGGCCAGGTACGGCGTGGAGCCGCCCCGGTTCATGGGGGACGACGTCGACCTGTGGTGGCGTTCCTGGGAAGTCGGCTTCGACCCCAACGACGAAGTGGATCGCACCGTGATGGCCACCCGCAAGGAAGTATTTCCGCTCTACGGACTGGACCCCTGGTTCGACTGAAAGATCCGGAGCGACCCCGGCTGCCCGCGCGGGAAATAGTGGATGCCATCCGGCGTATATGTCGCTAGTGTGGAGGGCATGGTGACAGACGACGTATTTGCCGTCATTGCTGAGGCAACCCGGCGTGACATTCTGGTGGCCCTCCGCAAGGGGGACAAAGCGGTGGGGGAGCTGGTCCAGGAACTGGAGGCAAGCCAGCCCACCATTTCCAAACATCTCAAAGTGCTCCGTGAAGCGGACCTCGTCAGCATGCGGGCCCAGGGCCAGAAACGCTACTATGCCCTGAATCCGAAACCCCTCGCGGGCATCGCCAGCTGGCTGGAGACGTTCGACGTCGGCACCCCGGAGGTGCCCGGGGCGCCGGTGGCCAGGGTCCCCGACAAGATGCTCCAGACCGCTCCGGACGGACTGGGCGCCGCCGCCGCCCTTTCAGCCGCCCCGGCCGCGCCGCAGCCAGCCGCCGCCGCCATTTCAGCCGCCCCGGCCGCGCCGCAGTCAGCCGCCGCTGCCCTGGCCGGCCGCACCGCCGGCAGCCCGCTGAGTCCCGCCGTCGTTCTCCCCGTCGGCGCCGCCGGTGAGGACAGGATGCCGCAGCAGATCGGACGCACCGTCGGCCGTGCCGCCACGAAGGCCGCCGACCTGCTGGCCAGCCTGCCCAAATTCGGCCGGAAAAAGTAGCCCGGCCCGCTGTGTCCCGTGCCACCCCGGTTTGGTCGCACGGGGTGCCCGCCGGTCCTCGAATAGAATCCTTTCCCGCCGGTGCAACCATGGAGGGGCTTGATTGTTGTGCCCACTGACGGGCGCCAAGGTTTAGGGATTTGCAATGGACGCACGGCTTGAAGCCATCCGGGACACCGTACTGGCAAGGAATCCCGGCGAAAGGGAGTTCCACCAAGCAGTCACCGAGGTCTTCGAGAGCCTCGGACCGGTACACGACCGGCACCCGGAATTTCTTGAGGGTGCCGTCCTTGAGCGGCTCTGCGAGCCGGAGCGGCAGATCATCTTCCGTGTGCCGTGGACGGACAATGCCGGACGGGTCCAGATCAACCGCGGTTTCAGGGTCGAGTTCAACTCGGCGCTGGGGCCGTACAAGGGCGGACTGCGGTTCCACCCGTCCGTCTACCTGGGCATCGTGAAGTTCCTGGGCTTCGAGCAGATCTTCAAGAATGCGCTGACCGGCATGCCGATCGGCGGCGGCAAGGGCGGCTCCGATTTCGATCCCCGCGGCCGCTCCGACGCCGAGGTCATGCGCTTCTGCCAGTCCTTCATGACCGAGCTGTACCGCCACATCGGCGAGTACACCGATGTTCCCGCCGGCGACATCGGCGTCGGCGGACGCGAGATCGGGTACCTGTTCGGCCAGTACAAGCGCATCACCAACCGCTACGAGTCCGGCGTCCTGACCAGCAAGGGCATCTCCTGGGGCGGTTCCCTGGTGCGGCCGGAAGCAACCGGCTACGGCACCGTGATCTTCACCGAGGAAATGCTGAAGACCCGGGGGCAGTCCTTCGACGGTCAGCGCGTTGTGGTCTCGGGCTCCGGCAACGTGGCGATCAACGGGATCGCCAAGGCCCAGGCCCTCGGCGCCAGCGTAGTGGCGTGCTCCGATTCTTCCGGCTACATCGTGGACGAGGCCGGAATCGACGTCGACCTCCTCCGCAAGATCAAGGAGGTGGAGCGGGGCCGCCTCAAGGACTACGAGACCCGACGTGCCGCCGTCTCCTATGCTGAGGGCGGTTCGGTCTGGGACGTCGACGCTACGGTGGCGCTGCCGTGCGCGACGCAGAATGAGCTCGACGGCGACGCTGCCGCCCGGCTGGTGCGCAACGGACTCGTAGCCGTTGGGGAGGGCGCCAACATGCCGTCCACCCGCACCGCCGTCTCCGTCTTCCAGGACTCGGGTGTGCTCTTCGGCCCCGGCAAGGCCGCCAACGCCGGCGGTGTGGCGACGTCCGCGCTGGAGATGCAGCAGAACGCCAGCCGCGACTCCTGGTCCTTCGCGCACACCGAACAGCGGTTGACCGAAATCATGGTCGGCATCCACGACCGCTGCGCGGCGACCGCCGAGGAGTACGGGGAGCCCGGCAACTACGTGCTGGGCGCCAACATCGGCGGTTTCGTCAAGGTAGCCGACGCGATGCTGGCCCAAGGCCTCATCTAGGCGTGAGCAGGCGCACGTGGTCCGGAGTCAGCTCGGAGAGCCGGCCGACGCCCAGCAGGGCCATGGTCCGGACCATGTCCGTTTCCAGGATCTGGAGGGCCCGGGCCACGCCGGCCTGACCGCCGGCCATCAGCCCGTAGAGGTACGCGCGGCCGATCAGCGTGAAGTCCGCGCCGAGGGCCAGCGCTGCGATGATGTCCGCGCCGCTCATGATGCCGGTGTCCAGGATGACCGCCGCATCACTGTGATCCGCATCCAGCACCGCGGTCACGTCCGGCAGCAGGTGGAAGGGGATCGGGGCGCGGTCCAGTTGGCGGCCGCCGTGGTTGGAGAGAATGATGCCGTCCGCGCCGTGGTCCACCACCCGGCGGGCA harbors:
- a CDS encoding acetoin utilization protein AcuC is translated as MTYLPGPTQAALPTTVVWDPDMTAYNFGHGHPMAPERMELTARLAGSLGLLDLDHVSVAAPEVASDEELRTVHSPEFVAAVRRVSEDPGTPDLERGLGTEDDPAFAGMHEASARLAGGSLLAAAAILDGSAVRAVNFGGGMHHASRERASGFCIYNDAALAIQRLLDGGVQRVAYLDVDAHHGDGTQSIFWDDPRVLTISLHETGLTLFPGTGFANEIGGPNAAGSAVNVALPAGTGDAGWLRAFHAVVPQLVGAFAPEMIVSQHGCDSHRLDPLTHLNISVDGQREVTTAIGNLAARYCDDRWISTGGGGYNIFSVVPRSWSHLIAIAAGRPVPLRTPVPEDWRRHVKDKYGARYGVEPPRFMGDDVDLWWRSWEVGFDPNDEVDRTVMATRKEVFPLYGLDPWFD
- a CDS encoding helix-turn-helix transcriptional regulator, with protein sequence MVTDDVFAVIAEATRRDILVALRKGDKAVGELVQELEASQPTISKHLKVLREADLVSMRAQGQKRYYALNPKPLAGIASWLETFDVGTPEVPGAPVARVPDKMLQTAPDGLGAAAALSAAPAAPQPAAAAISAAPAAPQSAAAALAGRTAGSPLSPAVVLPVGAAGEDRMPQQIGRTVGRAATKAADLLASLPKFGRKK
- the gdhA gene encoding NADP-specific glutamate dehydrogenase, encoding MDARLEAIRDTVLARNPGEREFHQAVTEVFESLGPVHDRHPEFLEGAVLERLCEPERQIIFRVPWTDNAGRVQINRGFRVEFNSALGPYKGGLRFHPSVYLGIVKFLGFEQIFKNALTGMPIGGGKGGSDFDPRGRSDAEVMRFCQSFMTELYRHIGEYTDVPAGDIGVGGREIGYLFGQYKRITNRYESGVLTSKGISWGGSLVRPEATGYGTVIFTEEMLKTRGQSFDGQRVVVSGSGNVAINGIAKAQALGASVVACSDSSGYIVDEAGIDVDLLRKIKEVERGRLKDYETRRAAVSYAEGGSVWDVDATVALPCATQNELDGDAAARLVRNGLVAVGEGANMPSTRTAVSVFQDSGVLFGPGKAANAGGVATSALEMQQNASRDSWSFAHTEQRLTEIMVGIHDRCAATAEEYGEPGNYVLGANIGGFVKVADAMLAQGLI